The Corynebacterium auriscanis genome includes the window GTCACGCCAACTTCTTCAATGTCGAGAGTGCGAACGCATTTCTGAATGCTGGTGGCCGTGTTGAATGGTGGGTTTTGCTGGCCCAGGAAGTAGGGCTTGAAGGGAACCATGCCGGCGTTGACGAACAGCAGGTTTGGATCGTCGAGAATCAGCGAGGCGCTGGGGACCTCGGTGTGCCCAGCGTTGGTGAAGTGCTTGATAAAGCGCTCGCGAATTTCATGCGTTTGCACGTGACTAATCCCTCAAATCTCGGCGACGGGTAACTACAACGTTCCTATTCTAGACCGAGGATGAAACGTTGGGGTATTGAGGTGCAATGACTACTCGCCACGCACGATGCGGCGCACCTTTTCCATCCTCTGGTTTATCGTGCGTTCATTGCCGTGCATAGTGGGCTCGTAATAACGCGCGTCCTGCAAATCATCGGGCAAGTACTGCTGTTGCACCACTCCCCGTGGGTCATCATGGGGATAGTCATAACCCACGGCGTTGCCCATCTCACGCGCACCCTGATAGTGACCGTCGCGCAGATGCGGCGGCACGGTGGTCCCCTTGCCCGCGTCCACGTCCGCCAGAGCCTTGCCGATAGAGTTGATTACCGAGTTGGACTTGGGAGCGGTCGCCAAGTGCAATGTGGCCTGCGCCAGGGACAGGCGCCCCTCCGGCATACCAATGAAGCTAACTGCTTGGTGGGCAGCTACCGCCACCTGTATCGCAGTGGGATCGGCCATACCAATGTCCTCACTGGCATGGATGACCAGTCGTCGCGCAATGAACCGCGGATCCTCCCCTGCCGCGATCATGCGCGCTAAGTAGTGAAGCGCAGCATCGGGGTCCGAGCCACGGATGGACTTGATAAAAGCACTCGTAACGTCATAGTGCTGATCGCCATCGCGATCGTAACGAACCACGGCTTTATTGATGGATCGCTTAATATCGTCCAGTGTGATTTCCACTGGGGCATCTGGTACGCCGCTGCGTGCCCGTTCGTTCGCTGCAGCATCCGGTGCGCCGCTGCGTGCCCGTTCGTTCGCTGCAGCATCTGATGCGCCACTGTGTGCCCGTTCCGCCAGCACGGATTCGGAGGCGGCCTCCAGATACGTCAAGCTTCGGCGCGCATCCCCAGCTGACAGTGCAACCAGTTGGCCCAGGGCAGCGTCGGAAAGAGTCACTGCCCCAGCCAATCCACGCGGATCCGAGATGGCACGGGTGAGTACCTCGGCGATATTGGCATCCGACAGTGGCTGGAGCTGGACCAGCAAGGAACGGCTCAGTAGCGGGGAAACCACGGAAAAACTGGGGTTTTCCGTTGTCGCGGCGACGAGCAACACCGTGCGATTTTCAACGGCAGAAAGCAGTGCATCCTGCTGCGTTTTGGAAAAACGATGGACCTCGTCAATGAACAACACAGTGGAACGGCCGTGGACGAGACGCTGACGGGCAGACTCGATAACCGCGCGTACCTCTTTCACCCCGGAGTTGAGAGCACTGAGCGCTTCGAAGTGACGATCGGAGGCGGCCGAAATCAAGCTAGCGATCGTAGTTTTACCTGTGCCGGGTGGGCCGTAGAGAATCACCGAACTATCCCCGCGCCCCTCGATGAGCCGACGCAAGGGGGATCCCTCGCCTAGAACACTCTCCTGCCCTACGACCTCATCTAGACTACGCGGACGCATGCGCACCGCTAAGGGGGCATGCGAACCGGGGTGGAAATAGCGACGGGCAGCACTACTTGCACCACCGTAGGGAGACTGCTGGTGGTTAGAATGGTGCACGTCCGCGTCCGCTGGGGAGCTTTCGCTGAATCGGCCTGCGGTGAACTGGTTCGAATTGGGGTAGTCAGAACCGAACTGGCCGGCATCGGAAGCGGAATCCCAGCCTTGATTGAACAAGTCGTCCCCCAACAGTTACACCACCCGCGATTGCGGATGCGCCCCAAGGCGCGCAAGAATCCGCAGTAACTCTACGGTCCAATCCCGAACAGCAGAGAAATCCACCACGGTATAAATGCCGGCGACCCGTTTGATCGCATCGACAGTTGTGGCGAGGTCCTGCAGCTGAGCATCTGACAACTGGGCGAGATCCCGGCTGAGATCGGCGGCCTCAGCTGGATAGAATCCACGGCTGCGCTCCAGATTGAGCCGACCATAGTGCAGCATCATCAGGGACATAAAAGCCCAGCCAATGAGCGCGGTCATCAAACCTCGGGCAACGACCTCATCGTCTTTAGCTGCGGGCCACACCGACCATACTTCAGCGCGCCACGCGGAAATGAAGTCCCGAATTTCGCGGTCTTCCAACGCCGGCGTGGAGTTATCCTGAGGGAATCCCGCGATCACGCACGCCACGTCGAACGCTATGTCACGGAAACTCGCCCATTCGTAATCGAGGAAAACCACCTGGTTTGCCAACATAATGTTGTCTGGAGTGAGGTCGAAAGGCGTGAATGCTAGCAGGTCAGTACGCGACTGACGATCCGCGGACTCTTCAGCAAAGGCAACCACCTCATCAGGTATCACCACCTGATTTTCCCGAAGCAGCCCTAATCCTTGCCGGATTAGCTTGGCAATATCCACATCAGATTCAGCGATGAAACCGGAATCCATCCCGTGTTTTATACACTGGCGCTTCATCAAAGTTTCATAAGACGAATGCCCCCCAAACGTATTGGCGTGCATTTTGCCCAACCGTCGTCCCAGTTTACGCACCGCCACCAACCGTTCCTCGGGCTCATGAAGCGTGAGGATATCGGTGTAGTTCGGCCCGTCGCCGGCGTCAGAAAGAATAAGAATGCGTTGCTCGATGTCGTAAGCCAACAGCAAGGGGCCCGGGCGGCAAGCCTCAGGAAGGGTATTCGTGTATTGGTAGGCTACCACTTCCCTGATGAGGCTGAGGTTGTTCATCGCGACGGAGTCGATGCCACCGGCGTTCGTGCTTTCAGGCTCAGGTTGCCCGTCGACGACCGGCGCCGTGCCAGCATTGGCCGGGGGCAACTGTTTGATGACAACCGTGCGTTCGTGGAGGAAAGGGTTGGGCGTCACACGGCAACGGAGAACTAAAGCCGGGCCATCCCCTCCCAAATCCTCGGGCATAGAAAGCTCCGGGGTGCCACCAAAACGGGCCGCCAGCAGGTGGCGGGCCGCATCCATGGTGGCTTCTACCGATTGCACGTGGGTTGTACCTTTCCTCGCGGGACCTGCTACTGAGGCTTGCTCTTTGGCTTGAAATCGATGCCGGATTCCTTCCGCTGAG containing:
- a CDS encoding replication-associated recombination protein A, which produces MHHSNHQQSPYGGASSAARRYFHPGSHAPLAVRMRPRSLDEVVGQESVLGEGSPLRRLIEGRGDSSVILYGPPGTGKTTIASLISAASDRHFEALSALNSGVKEVRAVIESARQRLVHGRSTVLFIDEVHRFSKTQQDALLSAVENRTVLLVAATTENPSFSVVSPLLSRSLLVQLQPLSDANIAEVLTRAISDPRGLAGAVTLSDAALGQLVALSAGDARRSLTYLEAASESVLAERAHSGASDAAANERARSGAPDAAANERARSGVPDAPVEITLDDIKRSINKAVVRYDRDGDQHYDVTSAFIKSIRGSDPDAALHYLARMIAAGEDPRFIARRLVIHASEDIGMADPTAIQVAVAAHQAVSFIGMPEGRLSLAQATLHLATAPKSNSVINSIGKALADVDAGKGTTVPPHLRDGHYQGAREMGNAVGYDYPHDDPRGVVQQQYLPDDLQDARYYEPTMHGNERTINQRMEKVRRIVRGE
- a CDS encoding phosphotransferase family protein yields the protein MQSVEATMDAARHLLAARFGGTPELSMPEDLGGDGPALVLRCRVTPNPFLHERTVVIKQLPPANAGTAPVVDGQPEPESTNAGGIDSVAMNNLSLIREVVAYQYTNTLPEACRPGPLLLAYDIEQRILILSDAGDGPNYTDILTLHEPEERLVAVRKLGRRLGKMHANTFGGHSSYETLMKRQCIKHGMDSGFIAESDVDIAKLIRQGLGLLRENQVVIPDEVVAFAEESADRQSRTDLLAFTPFDLTPDNIMLANQVVFLDYEWASFRDIAFDVACVIAGFPQDNSTPALEDREIRDFISAWRAEVWSVWPAAKDDEVVARGLMTALIGWAFMSLMMLHYGRLNLERSRGFYPAEAADLSRDLAQLSDAQLQDLATTVDAIKRVAGIYTVVDFSAVRDWTVELLRILARLGAHPQSRVV